DNA from Coffea arabica cultivar ET-39 chromosome 10c, Coffea Arabica ET-39 HiFi, whole genome shotgun sequence:
TTTATGAATGTATTCATGGCCAGAATCACATCCTCCCCAGCAGTGCTAGTTAATTCCTGGCCAACTTTTTAAATGAGAAACCTAAACACAAATAGAAAACTGCTCTTTCCATTGAACTTTTTCATGCAAACCAATAGTTAACTAATAGATATCTCTCTCCAAACACATGAATTGACCCAAAGCATGTGGAACAGAGTAGCGGCTTTACATCAATCTGATGGGTCATAATTGCAAAGCAACAAAGGTATGCCGCGCTCAACAGATGCTATTGCCTTAAATTTTCTGATATTTACTAAACATAAGCAACCATTATATGCATTTGGAATGCGGGTATTATCCTAACGAGCAAAAAAGGTAAGGACAAAACTTCCCCAAAATGTTCAAGCTGTCGGTTGGTATTATTCTAACCTTTAGATTTTGGGGCTCAAGGGTTTTCAGATAGTCCAATAAGTCATTCTGGCCATCACTAGATTTTCTTTCAATCTGACGGTTGAGTTCCTCTATTTCTGCTTCCAGCAACTCAATGTATTTCACTGCATCTAGTTTTTCAGGACCAGAAACATTGTTCCATCTGATAACTTCTCCAGTCACTTTTTTCTGTGTGCCAGGTGCAAATTCTGGTCCATCCTATACATTCAAAAATAATTGCCCAAAGACATCATCAGATGCATGAAAAGTTTCAGCGAAATTAACAGAGAGTAACATATaaaaatccaacataccaatAAGACAAATCAATTAATGCTAAGTGGAAAAAATGTTGAAAATGTACAGAAACATGTCTATCATTCATACATGGTATGTGCTTGTAAAACTCCTATAAGCATTTCTCAAGGTGTGTGAATGTTAAAGTGAAATGACTTTTACATCACCTTGTAGGGTTGCAAACCATATTTGCTCAAGTAGCACAAAATTATGTATCCATGCAAAAATGAGATGCCAAGCACTCCCTTGTCtaacaaaaaggaaaacaagaaagaataaaCAAATTGACCACTAAAAGTTAAGCAGTGGCAATTACTTTTCAGGACACATACTTGATCTTATCCATCACTTCTAGTCCACGTCTTGTTTTCTACAACTGGGAATTTATGACAGGCATGAGCTAGGTCATGACTAAATTATTCATGTTTCCATGAACTTTTACACAAAATGGATGAGCTGTTAGCTTTTCTGTTTCACTGCATCCAATCAAATTTCCCTTCTAGGCTACTTCAATGAGaaaaaatgcaactctcacTGGGACCCCAAACAGACCGAGCCTTCCAAGGAAAAGGAAACCAAGTTCTCATTACTTTGCATAAATAAGATGCAACATATAGCATTCAACCTTCCAAATTGGTGTCTAAAGTCTATACCAATTCTCCCAGCTCAGGCTGCCAGTCTAATGTTATACGGAGCACGTGCAGTGTGTTTCTTTAAAAGTTAAAGATTTCGTTTCCAAGTGCATATACCAAGCATGATCACATGGCATCTTTTTGCCTCTTTATAACCtaagaaataacaataaaataaaataaaataagtccCCAAATCTTTGTGAGCAATCCCTAGAATAAGGTTCACATGATATCATTGCCATCCCAAAGACATATCCTTGTGATAATTTGATGCATCTAGATATAGACATGAACAGGGACAtacatttacatatcataacATAGCTTTAACAGCGGAagcctttttaatttttgtttatttctgTAATGCAATTACAAGATAGAATACAAATATACTAACAACAAATAAGATAACTTTAACAGCGGAAgcctttttccttatttctaTAATGCAATTGCAAGATAGAATATAAATGTACTAACAACAAATAAGTAAACATGACTAAATCCCAAATTTTTTCCGTTTTGATGCCCAAAGAGTCAGATCGAATCAACACATTACAGTTAACATGTTATGACAACTATTGGAACTTGAAAACAGCAACACTAATAATCCCTTATCTGATTTACAGGTCTCCCTTATAATGCTGAGGTAGCACATTATATGCACGCTACTCCACTAGTATTAGCGACAACACTGATATGTTCTACCACGTGACAAGATTTCTTTTCACTAAAGACTTGCCCTTATATAAGATTTCTTTTCAATAAAGACTTGCCTTCCATACTAGAAGTCACCAAGGTTGGATGAAAGCACAACCTAATTTCCGAAAATGCCAAAAAGCCAGCGAGTTCAGTTTACTCCATAATTGACGTTAGCTGTCATCCCAAAACGAATAAAGTTGTGCAAAACAAGAAACAACAAGATTtccaaagtaaataaaaaaggaaTAACCTTGCTTTTTGGTGGTTCAGGGAGAGCAACTTGCTCCAAGCTTTGTTGCAATTCTATCCGGTATTGTGCATTCCTGAACATATATCCAGTCATCAGAACACTATACATGAGCTGTGCAAGATTCTCAGCAACCTACAAAGGGTCAATGGATCCCAAAATCAGAATACTTCGTACATATCCAACTTAAACAACGGATAAATTTATTTAACATTTAAACCATGTGGAGGTCCAAAAGTCCAACGTCATAATTCATGAAACGTACAGTGGTCACAGTTACTGCAAAAAATTGCGGCGGCAGTGTCCCTATCATATTCGTCACGGTATGTCGCATAGCATCAACCACCTAAACAACCAGAGAGCAAATTAAATGGAATACAAATAAAGCACTCTGCCACGTCATTTCAAGGCTGTTTAAGGCAGCAAAAGATCTCTACTCTAAAATCAGAGTTAGACAATTCAATAAAATGATGCCCAGAGTCTTCTCCAATTCAAAATACAACGAATAAATTGCAGCAGTGCGTGTTAATGCAAGTAAAGTTGCAACAAGATAAACCAATCAAAAGGCTGCCCCGTGTCATCTCCGGTTCAAAATTTAACAACCAAAGAATAACATCATTGGCGGCAGCATACAAAAATGCAAATAAAGTTGTATGAAGAAAGGCCAGTCTAATGCAACCTGGTGCAGCTTCCAATTCAAAATTTACCGGACAAATTCAATCAGAGCACCGTTGGTGGCAGTAGCTAAACGCATAAAACCCAAATGAAGCTGTAACAAGAAAGACGAATGCCGAAAAGAATACCGCGGTAATATAATCAATACCTGCTGGGGTGCCCTCTTAACAAACAATTCCATGAATTCAGGCTGCACATTTTGCACATATTCCAATAGAATTTCCCTCCTGCTTTTATGCTAACGCTCCAAACCAAAGCCCAAATCAAaagcataaaacataaaaataaaaataaaaataaaaatgaaacagaAATAAAAACCAAACTTCATATTTCAGTAATAAGAAAAACTGGAACAGGGTTGATACCAGAGTGCCGTTGGAAGGTTGAGAACCAGCAGCATTGGAGTTGTTGTTCTTGTTGTTACTGTCCTCCCTACTGCTATCAAAAGATTGAGCTCTCAAGATTAATCTACCTTTGTAAGCTGATGATTTCCTCGGGCAATTAATCGAGGAAGAATTCTGCCAATTGTTACGCCAGGATACCAAAGCCAACGAACAATTTGACGACGAAGCTGAAGCTGAAGAAGATGACTGTAATAACAACGATGGTCTCAAAGTCAAGGACGACATTTTAGAATTGTTGATAGATAATTAACGGACAAAAAATATTGAGCAAATTGTAAGAAGTTTTTTGGAATTATTTGATGCTTCAGTCCCTCTCCAAAACCCCTCTTTTATCACTCGTCTTCTCCCTCACTCCATTAACGATAACACTGATATAGGCACTAATATATTTACCACTTCCACGCTTCTGATCTGTGTCTGAGGAAGACTCATTTTCTTCTTCCCAGTCCAGTTAATTTTGTTGGGTTGGGCTTCTGATTCTATGGCTGTGCCCCAAGGATGCTACGACGTAGTATCCTTAATGATTTAGGCTTTCATACACCCTCCCAGCCGTGTGCCCGAggcttcttcttcttattcttcttttttttttttttttttttttttggttggttgGAGTCCCAGTGTAACCAAGCTTCTACAACTTaaacactattcacgagcactcaATTGTAAAGATTCTTCAGCTCAATTAAATGAAATCTCAGTTCTATTCTGGGAAATTTTTCGACCAATAAAATTGTTCCGAATAAAATTATAGATGTAGGGTCCTTATTTGTATAATTTGCTGCTAATTCATTGGTCAAAAATGTAGTTGGTCCAATCATGATAAAAATTCTTGGTTCTATTTGTCAATGTTGTTAAACTCGTACCAGATATTGATTCGTCTAAACTACTGGGTCAGGGGTCAATTGGTCGGATCCCTCTCAAAAATCTATTGATGTCataattattttatgtttttataagttttagaaatattgaaattaaattcTTAGTTATATTCAGTCAATTATAcaaaatgtttcaaaaatattagacttttgcaatcaaatatacacctaagaattatatataaaaatgcaAATACATAAGTAAAATATGTCCATTCTCCGATCCGGGTCTAACAACACTACTATTTGCGATCCGGGTCTAACAACACTACTTAGAACACTACTTATGTATCAAATAGTAGGTGATCAAACTTACCGGTCCGATCCGGGTCTAACAACACTACTATTTGcgattaaaagaaaaacttaagcaatactttttttttttttgtttccctaGCTCAGGGAGGCTCTAATATATAATTGGCTCAAGATTTCGCTCAATGGTATAATTGGACTACTTTGTACTGCGATGTTACCATGATCAATCCTTACTTAATCTGTTTCTTAATGTCATAAACTTTTGGATCTTGGAAATTCTACGACACTTTTGAAACAGAATCGTGGACGTGAGATTGTTGTACTTGAACAGTCTAGTATATACATGCTGCATACGATAGGAGTTCCTTGTATTAAATATGAGAGGTCGCAATTGACATCAGTATGGTGttttctaagaaaagaaaacatcCAAAACTTCAGGTTATGATAACAAACCTGTAAAATAACAACCATGCTGCTGTACCGGAGTGTACGTGTTCCTTAAAAAAGAGAGAATGGCTTATTGGTTTTGGAATGATGGTTGGATGCCTTGCTTAGTTCTTACTGTCCCGACACTTTTAAAGCAAGATATGAGGAACCAATCATGCTAACTACACACATATCCAGCTTGTctgttttcttctccttttgTGAATGTTCTTTtgggtttctttttcttttgtctgGTTGGGGTTTCGCCAACCTTTTTACTGGATGCGCATCATGTCACTACCCccctgtctctctctctctctctctaatgtTTTCTTAATAAGACACAGAGGATCATCTAtgttatactccctccgtcccactttgatagttctgtattcctttttcatctgttccaaaaaaatacccttattcgaTGTAAGtaattgttactataaacctaccccatttaatgagagttgattctttttttacatcaattcaagttcccataaagttgtaccatatttaatgtgagggtattttaggaaaatagcaatctaaatttacttttccaacaaagttaactattttttcttaaactgtgtgaaaaaagaaacaggactatcaaagtgggacggagggagtactacATTTGTGgtaatttatgatttttttttttaataacacTCTTGTTTCTACAATGTGGTTTACCACAACATGGCACACCACATTGCAGGATTTCTCAGCAAATCAAGGTCAGATCATAGTGGCATGACTGATGATTAGTTGTGACAAGCACTTATGATATGACCCATTAGCTTCAGTACTCTACGGAAATAGAACATGTATGTGAATGTCCTTTCACCTTTTATTCCTTGTGGTAAAAACCTAGAATATAATCCACCTTTTAACATGTGCGCTAGCACTAGTATGGGATTGAAGTCaattgaacccaaaaaaaagggaagggggAACTTACATTATTGGGAATTGCCTAAAGTACACCGATGAAACGTAGTGGATCACTTGCCGAACCAGAGGTTTTCTTTCCTAATCAATTACTAGGGTCCAGTTTTACATGTGTTTACTATTTAGTGAAATTTACTTAGCTTAACCATCTCTCTAATCCGCCATTTCTACGTCTCACTTCATGTACCATCTTTTATATGCTCATCATATAAAACGTGGCTTACAAGcatttcaagaaaagttgaaaattataatataaaattgcCGGAGCCAGTGTCGTGCTACCACTTCAATGCACCTGTCAACCACCCCACCCCATCCACAACCTCTACTTATTTGGGTACTAGTCAAgtttttctcctcctccttaTTCTATTTCTGCCTAGTTAAAAGATTTTTCTAGTAGATATCTAATAGTCACTCGTTAACACATTTAAATAATCACCAACTTTGAGTCAGTGGACACCAAAAAGGGATTGAGTCCCTCTTTTTGGGAATTCAAATCCTATTAACAGTGaaagaatattaaaaaaaaaaaaggtgtcaaAGCACCCCGTTGGTTTAGTCAAGCATGTATATCTGTTAATCCTTTCTACAACCTCTTTAGACTCCTCAACCCCTTATACAGTCTCTTTGATCTCTTCTTCCATGTAGAATGGGATAGATTTCGTTATAAAAATGTTATGGttgcagccaaaaaaaaaaaaaaaggttaaatcACATGATATCTATCATGTAAATGCACACACTCACTATTATTATCTTTCCccgcatttatatattttacccTAATTAATATTAGTTTTTCAAAGAATTAACACCTAAACTATTTCTTAAGAAGTGTCCAATGAACACTTATGGCAAATTCAACGGGGAGCCATGCCATTACCAGCATAAGCCAACGCAAATATAACTTTAGCATGAAATTTAAGACCCAATAACCTTCTAGATTTATCGTTGAATTTTGAGTTGATGTTGTATTGTATAACACTATTAAGGAAATTCTGTAATACCATTATGTCATTCTAGAGTTATGGATGTATACACTCATATTTATTATATCTCTGTATTTAAATACTTTCTTAAATTAATATTACTCTCGtcgaaaaaaaattaatacctGAATCCGTTTTAATGTGCATctcaataaataaatcataaatgcCGCTACGTGTGTTTCCAATTTTGCTAAACAACATGCATCCTGCATTTGTTTCGACTCGGAGCCTGGGGCTGTTGTTAATTTAGCCGGCACCGGCCCCGGCCCGCGTGCCGCGGGATGTGGAATCATGTGCACGACACGTGAGTAGCTGGCACAAGGGAAATGGTAAGATTCGGTTTCAGGAGAGGAGGAGGGGGTGTGACGTCTATCCGTACGACTCTATCCTTGAGAAACAAAACAgggatcttctttttcttttgttttcttttcttctcacaTCTAGGGTccgttggcttgtaaatggagAAAACTTTACGTCGAAAAATGCCAAAACCAAATGGGCGTTTGGTAATAGGCATGAGCGGTAAGAATAGGCATCTATACCGATTTTTTGACAGTAGTATACTACTATAAGAATCATCCAATAGAAATGAAAGCATTGGATCTTGTCCCCTATCAATTTTATCATTGGTCACTTATAATTAAAACTATTTTCATTGTATTACATTTTGTGATGCGATGCACGTGAGAAAAACACTCGTTGAAAAATATTAAAAAGATAATTTAAAATGCGTTtataatatgaaaaaaaattcaaataatggacaatccaaacaaataaaatttgttGATTTGAGAATCACAATTTACAAGAAAGAAATTGAAAGGCAAAATTAATTtggtacattttttttttttttggtaagcaAGACTCACTCGCAATCCATCTTCCTCTACCACCTAACCCAACCCAACAACTCATCCTTATACATCAATAACTTATTATCACTTATGAAGTGTTCAAAATagtaatattttattttggCTTAGTCAATAAACTACCTTTAATTAGAAGACAATTATATGGGGAATGTTTTTGATGCTTGTTATGAGctaaattaactaaacaatttACGAGTACCTCGAATGTAGGTTTTAGTCAAACTCGATTTGACCTAATTTAaattagtttattttatttatttgaatttacAATTGAATTGATTTTGAGTAGTTACTCGAGTATTGCAAATTCATGAGGCTATTGAGCTCATGAAGAATACTTcgtatattttttttctaaacattgatttagaggtggcaatttgtcccaagttccaatgggttacccatgtCCATGAggactttgggcgggatgggtattggattttgatattgggtttaaaatgggacaaatcccaattgtacccattaattgatgggaatacttgggaaatacttgggtacccattgggctcaaataaCAAGGGCTCTGTTTGGTTTAACTATTTTTtgggggtatttttgaaatattttattatagcagtgtatatgaaaaatttttactataaaatttttttgaaatatttgatatactaatatggatgggatgttttttgagttattgtatattactgtaacattgtatttgaaaaacttattttttgaaaaaatagccaatccaaacggagtcttagattcaaaaattatctttaacaatttttatagtcatactagagaatataatctagtagttttcctagtcattatccacaagaattttcaacatttcagtcaatttagacctgtcatctttggacaatgatgagaataaatattcaatACCTTAAGTAccttggccatcttgatatatgttggaatatgactgtatatctatttttttctttatttgttaatccaatttttgatgggaatcctgagtataaagcacttgcatgtttatttaataaaatttaaaaaaatttaataaatcaaaaatattaaaattatataaaaaataaaaatgaattaaaggaaaaaaatatgtagaaaatagatttgggtattgggcgggatcaatctaaacccatcccaaagtgatcccgccAACTTAGTCCCAAAATACATATGGGTAAGATTgggcccaaacccatatgacCCGGTTCCATcacaaacccaagcaaatcccgcccatcctgcccattttgccacctctacatTGATTGTATATTAGGGGTGggcacgggtcgggtacccgacCCGAACGGCAAATGGCTGACCCGATCCTAAGATGTCGGGTCACTATTTTTTTGACCCTAATCCGCTCCGATTGTCCTCGGGTACCCGAGGATCGGATACCCGATAAATAGGGGCGGGTCATCGGGTACCCGCCCCTATTTAAAGAATGCAAATTCTGCATTCATAAGATGAACCTGCTGTAGCCTGTACGTCCAGATGCTGGGGAGAATTATTGTGAAAATCAAAAGCAACCTTTCTATTGTTGTTGCTTGAGTAACATCACTGGGCAAAAATTCCAAAACAACAACTAGTTAAATTCCTCATAAATGAATACTATGCACAAAACCTATGAGCCAAAGCCTGAAAGTTCAACTGAATAGATGTTGAACAACAAGATATAAAATCAAAAGTCCTCAGATTTGATAGCTATTTTAGGACTATATTTAATCAAAAACCATCATTTGTAGTTTAAGGTTACTAGCAGTAACATTTATCAAGCACTTTTGGTACCATCTGTATGGCAACTCTGATATGATTTATCATCACAgctagatagatagatagatagatagaagATCATCTGGATCAATGGATGGATGAATGgataaatgaatgaaaaaataaaaagggttAATTACGCTTTGCTCCCCTGAGGAAATCAGGCAATGGCACCACAAAAGGCTAACAATAAATAGCAACCAAAAGAACTGCTATTTTGCCACAAAATTTTTGTCACTGGGCAAAAATCAAGAATTATTTAATAGATATACatgaaaagaataaataatCTCAATTATATCAAAAACCAAAAAGAATCAAATGGTTGAAAGCCACCACAACTAAATAAGAAACTAAAGCAATAAACATCCCAAAAACgcaaaaaatttcaaacataTTTCATAAGAAGCCCTCAGATCTCATAGCTTCAATGAATCATAGACGGAATTTGACGGGTAATTCAACAGATGCCTTTTACAGATCACCGACAAAAAACCCAGCCAAGCCACGCAccagtgtgtgtgtgtgtgtgtataaaaTCAAGCAATTTTCCCGGAGTAAAGAACATAAACAAAAGGGCGGAGCCGCCGAGGGAGGATTTTCAGCAGGGGAAAATGAGGGAAGGCTTTAGCAGCGAGTCTAACCATGGAGGCAAGGCTTCAAGATCAGATCAGGAGCGGCGCAAAGGGATTGCCTGGACAGAGGTGGGTGGCGGCTAATTTTTCCGGTGAAGTGCAAAGGCAACCGTTGAATTTTAAACCCTGTCAATCCCCTCAATATTAACAATTTTTTCCATCATTAGGCAAcagaaaatttgagaaaaaaaacaaTACTAATCAACAAAAAATCAAATGATAATACATTATATATAAAATCAAGCAATTTTCCCGGAGTAAAGAACATAAACAAAAGGGCGGAGCCGCGGAGGGAGGATTTTCAGCAGGGAAAAATGAGGGAAGGCTTTAGCAGCGAGTCTAACCATGGAGTGATGGAGGTAAGGCTTCAAGATCAGATCAGGAGCGGAGCAAAGGGATTGCCTAGACAGAGGATGAACACAGGCAAATTATGTTGCACTCGATCAGAATGTCAGCTGAACTCTTTTGGTGGGTTAATAacttataaaattataaaattgccCCTATATTTTTTAATAGTTACATAATATACcccgggtcgggtacccgcgggtTTTTGCTTTTACGATCCGTATCCGTATCCGAATATTCCGGGTACCCGACCCTATCTGATCCGCTGAAAGAAATCGGATCGGATATCCTAtttttcggatcggatcggatcggatctCTCGGGTTTTCGGGTCGGCGGGtatttttgcccacccctattGTATATGCATCTTGCTAAATAAACTTTAAATCCAACAACTGCATATTGTACCTAATTCAACTGTACTTTCTCTTAGATCCAACAAGTGCATGTTGTATCTATTTGGTTTGATGGCAAATAGTTTCCGTGGATTAGTAAAAAGAAGATATGCGACGATTAGCGGGAAATAAAAGGTGCTGAAACCACAAACTGCAATATTATATTGATCCAACCAAACGTACCCTGACAAATTCACCTCTTTCGGCAGACATCTCCAAACGGAGCCTTAATTCTTTCCCACCTTGCCAAAGTTCTAGATTATCCAAAAGCCAGCTGCAGTGGGTTTTACGGTTTTACTCATCCATATCATCATCTAATTCATTTCCACTTTACCAAATTAAAGTTCTAGACTTATCCAAAAGCTAGCTGTAGTGGTATTCACGGTTTTACTGACTCGTGCATATCATCATCATCGACAACCCTTCCCATTCACAGATAAAAACCACTTTGCCGAATTAAGGTCTACTAGACTAGATTATCCAAAAGCCAGCTGTATTGGTTTTACAGTTTTACTCATCCATATCATCGTCATCATTGACCATCCTTCCCACCCACAGTAAAAAAACCAGCAAGGAAAGAGGGggttgaaaaaaaaaccaaaacaaaaacaaaaacttgGGTACATATAAGACACGGACGCACAGGGGATGGCGATGGAATCCACAACAATATTAATGTTTGTCGTTATCCCAGATGTTCCTGTGCAAAAAAACTACCGGATCCCACCTCCTCTTCCTGTATTGATATTGCAACCCCGCGTTCCCGGTTCCCCCTCCCCCGCTAAACCCCTTCCCCCGCCCCGTTCTACTGCTCCTACTAGCCTGCTTACTACTACTCGTTTTACGcagaaagaagaaataaaacgCCTAGGTCACTGTGTTAAGAACGTCGGAGGGTGGGCGGCTCAGCTCCGCAACCGCCCCCCATGGCCTTCCAGCGACGGCGGCTTCAGTACCAGTACAAAAATCGTGGCCGGCTCTTAATCCCCGCCATTTCCGTCATCTCCGCTGCTCTTCTTGTCTTATTCGTTTTGATCTCGCTACTCGCCCCTTCCCCGACTGATGGAAATGGTCCCCTCCGCCTGCCCCGCCACCATTCTTCGGTAATCTCTTCAACTATCACTCTCTCTCTGCCCCCTCATTTCTATTGCTCTGAGACGCATGCCATAGGTATCTGTGAGAGTTTTATGTAATGCAGGATTTGATAATAGtcaatttgtttgtttgttctaGACGGAGACTAGGAATAAGGATAGAACTAAGGACGAAGGGAAGGGAGTTCCGAAATTTCGTGTGCCGGTTAGGGTTCTTCTTTTGATCTCTTTTGCTTTGGTTTTCCAGcttctttttaaaaattttgtggaTCCGAATAATATTATGACGAATGCGATGCTTTGTTGGCTATTGGAGATGTAGCCCGGTCGAGGAGCCTATCATCGTGATCTTTGGACTTCGACAAATGCCAAATTCTATCATGGTTGTAGTGATGCCAGCAGCAAATTTCCAAGTTCGTATGCTTCTACTCGGATTCAATACCATTTTTACATTCATTCATTTTGTAAGCCTAGTAACTGGGAATACACGTTTCCCTTCAGTTGGTTGATCTGGgacaataaaaaatatatatttcgCTGGATATCTGAGaccttttttttggattttattgACTACGGATTTTGATTATTACTACTGCAGAAGCAGAAGCAGAAGCTATCACGCGTCCCAACCGCTATTTGTTGGTCGCAACCAGTGGGGGTCTTAATCAACAGAGAACTGGGGTAATGTTTTCTGATATTCGGAGTTTATGTTCTAATTTGCAGTAGCTATGTGTGGGAAGTATTAGCAGGGCTTTAGGCAAATGGGCTCTTGA
Protein-coding regions in this window:
- the LOC113712537 gene encoding uncharacterized protein isoform X1 gives rise to the protein MSLPQTQIRSVEVSSSSASASSSNCSLALVSWRNNWQNSSSINCPRKSSAYKGRLILRAQSFDSSREDSNNKNNNSNAAGSQPSNGTLHKSRREILLEYVQNVQPEFMELFVKRAPQQVVDAMRHTVTNMIGTLPPQFFAVTVTTVAENLAQLMYSVLMTGYMFRNAQYRIELQQSLEQVALPEPPKSKDGPEFAPGTQKKVTGEVIRWNNVSGPEKLDAVKYIELLEAEIEELNRQIERKSSDGQNDLLDYLKTLEPQNLKELTSTAGEDVILAMNTFIKRLLAVSDPSQMKTSVTETSAPELGKLLYWLMVVGYSIRNIEVRFDMERVLGTPPKLAELPPGENI
- the LOC113712537 gene encoding uncharacterized protein isoform X2 produces the protein MSSLTLRPSLLLQSSSSASASSSNCSLALVSWRNNWQNSSSINCPRKSSAYKGRLILRAQSFDSSREDSNNKNNNSNAAGSQPSNGTLHKSRREILLEYVQNVQPEFMELFVKRAPQQVVDAMRHTVTNMIGTLPPQFFAVTVTTVAENLAQLMYSVLMTGYMFRNAQYRIELQQSLEQVALPEPPKSKDGPEFAPGTQKKVTGEVIRWNNVSGPEKLDAVKYIELLEAEIEELNRQIERKSSDGQNDLLDYLKTLEPQNLKTSVTETSAPELGKLLYWLMVVGYSIRNIEVRFDMERVLGTPPKLAELPPGENI